From Pararhizobium sp. A13:
TCAAACGAGCTCCGACACCGTTCCCCATATTCGCGTCGCAATGGGCGATCTCAGTTGCGCAACTGTCTTCTTTTTTCGGCGCCATCCGGTCGTATAGTCGCGTCGTCGCGATATTGTAACGGGTGGCTTGGCGGTGCGTTCCATGCCCCCAAGGCCGAACCAGGTCTACCTGAGGCTCAAACGCGTGAGGCGACGGAGCGCCTGGCAAGCGGGGCACGGTTCAGGTGTCCGACCTTGCCGAGGCCTTTCTCGTGGACATCTCCAACTCCCGAAGGCGGCGACGCTCCGCGACCCTTGCGTCTATCCTTGCCTGTATTCGCGCCTGACGGCGATCTTCCTTTCTCTGCTCGGTCCTGAGGCGCACCATCTCGTAGTAAGATCGCTCGGCCTCTTCCTGACCATGAATGCCAATCTTGACGTCCTCCTCCACCGCGACCCTGAAAGCGTCCGCCAATTCCTCTGCGGGCAGGCCCGGATTGCAGTAAAACGCTTCAAACACCTGCATGTTGAAGTCAAGGACGTGGGGGTATATGTGCCTGCGATCTGCCATCCACTGGTTCTTGAACAGCCTGGTCACCGCTTCGTAACTCGGCATGTAATGGAGACGCTCATCGGTTCCGTTGGCCCTCATAAACTCGTCCAAGGCTGCCCGGATTATAGCCTTGGATACCGCGTCGGCGCTTAGGCAGGAAACCGACCTGAAAGTTGCCGCCAGGGGTATTGGGGAAACCGAAAACAGGATATGTGCATCGGGCCGGAACTTTCGGATCAACGCCCGTATGGCTTGGAGGTTTGCAGCATTTTCGGCAAAGCTCGAAACGCGGAATTTGTGCCGGGCCGGGTCATATTTGTCCATCGGAACGGCACGCCAAAACACCTCTCCTGTCGGCTCGTCGTACCAAACTTCCGACAGACCGAGCGTGATGATGAAGAGATCCGCTTGGTCAAATAAGTCTTTGGTTTCAAGCCTGACCGCTTCATCGTATCCGAATTCTTCGGCCGCATATCCGTGCCAAAGGTCGGCATTCGGGGTCTTGTTGAGCCAGGCCCACTCGAATTGCTGAAGGATGGCGAACGTGTTCACAATCCCGTCGCCCATTTGCGTGACGTAAGCTCGGCTCTCCTTTTTGGTCAAAACATTATAGTCGCGGCCATGGAGATAGTCGCTGATGTTCGCTGCGAAACATGACCCGAAGGCGACAATAGGCGTTTCCTTGGTCACGAATTTGGAAGCGGGGGCCCACCCCTCCATCAGGTATTCAGCCAGGAAATTTGGTGCGGCAAACGAGTTGTTCGTCGGATGAAAGTTGGTGTGTTCCCCGCGAAAGAAGCTCTGCGACGTCTTGCGTTGCCGTCCGTCTTGCTCGTATGCGTAGAATGCCATTATTCACCTCTCAAATTGAGACCGGCACGCTACTTCAAGGGCTGACCGTGTCAATGGGCTGTGCGTCGCGCGACTCCGTTCGGCGGGGGTTTGGAACTCGAGGGCATCCAGTCTAAACGCACTGCCCAAAGAAAAAGGCCGGGTGAAAACCCGACCTCTCCGACCCGCCTCGACAGCACTGCCAGTACATCCGTGGTCAGCCGCTGGAAACGAATTCCATGAGCGCAATATGGTGCACGAATGTAACCGTTTCAAGACATTGCCAAAAATAAGCGCAAGCAGGACCGCGCCTCAGGCCGCATCCAGCGCCACCGTCAGGTCGGCGATCAGGTCGTCCGGGTGTTCGATGCCGATCGACAGGCGGATGGTCGATTCCAGGACGCCGATCCGCTGGCGCACGTCAGCCGGCACGCCGGAATGGGTCATCGTGGCGGGGTGGCTGGCGAGCGATTCGGTGCCGCCGAGGCTCACGGCCAGCTTGAAGATCTGCAGCGCATTGAGAAACCGGAACGAGGCCGGCTGGCCGCCGCGGATATCGAAGGAGAAGGTCGAGCCGGCGCCGCTGCACTGCGCGGCAAAGGTCCTGCCGACCGGCGATTCGGCGTCGTGATAGGGCAGATAGTGGATACCCTCGACCTTGGGGTGGTCGCGCAGGAAATCGGCAATCTGGAGGGCATTGCCGTTCGCCTTTTCCATGCGGATCGACAGCGTTTCCAGTGAGCGGCCCAGCATCCAGCAGGAATGCGGATCGAGCTGCGTGCCGATGGCGCCGCGCAGGGCCTTGATCTGCTTCATGATCGCCTTGGTGCCCAGCGCCGCGCCGGCGATCAGGTCGGAGTGGCCGCCGACATATTTGGTCAGCGAATAGAGCGAAAGGTCAGCAC
This genomic window contains:
- a CDS encoding GSCFA domain-containing protein, coding for MAFYAYEQDGRQRKTSQSFFRGEHTNFHPTNNSFAAPNFLAEYLMEGWAPASKFVTKETPIVAFGSCFAANISDYLHGRDYNVLTKKESRAYVTQMGDGIVNTFAILQQFEWAWLNKTPNADLWHGYAAEEFGYDEAVRLETKDLFDQADLFIITLGLSEVWYDEPTGEVFWRAVPMDKYDPARHKFRVSSFAENAANLQAIRALIRKFRPDAHILFSVSPIPLAATFRSVSCLSADAVSKAIIRAALDEFMRANGTDERLHYMPSYEAVTRLFKNQWMADRRHIYPHVLDFNMQVFEAFYCNPGLPAEELADAFRVAVEEDVKIGIHGQEEAERSYYEMVRLRTEQRKEDRRQARIQARIDARVAERRRLRELEMSTRKASARSDT